A region from the Beduinella massiliensis genome encodes:
- a CDS encoding FtsX-like permease family protein, whose protein sequence is MVKNVLNRKLLRDMQRSGMQFLALILLCVLGTFLFAGIDGIAQMAAATTDRYFSENRLADFWVTLESADRGALASIRAIPGVEDACARFSLDMETTLPGEPTLNVTAYDGPMTLNVPIVEAGEALSVSDQRGCLVQAGFAEANGLRVGDKLTVRLNGADYPLFVRGIVYSPEFISVSNGIAANPREYGYILVNARAFSQVPLTQVVVRLAPGADGDAVRGALRAALPQAFVVDRSAHRSTAAALDNVTMFRALSIVFPLAAFVVAALIVMTTLTRMIDNQRMQIGTLRALGFSAGKIQTHYVSYALWPSLVGSVLGAVIGHLTLPPLVWDLLIGQNEYPYRVEPPISPAAWLMVGVSVATSALICLWAYRQAAKETAAALLRPKPPKSGKRILLERITPLWRRMGFNRKMVVRNLMRSKMRSMMSCVGLLCCNALIIASMGLQDSVVATAQNHYGRALDYDVRANLNAQAGEAEAYRSRLDAEAVECVMERSASASFEGRSRTTLVTVVEDGQQMLRLGEHETLVDLAPGAAALTEKLARLLGARVGDDVTFQLPGDDRTFTLPVAQVVYNNFAQGAYMTRSTWESLRKGAFVPTAIELRGPTPACLARLEDMDEVDSIDYTADQVDEALVALDMVSSIFVLLMFIALALAFVICYNMGLINFAERTREYATLKVLGYHQKEIRKLILQENTILTVLALALSIAPGLGLTGVILRVCETDTTRYISQVAPQSVVISCVITYVFSVLIQRLLVLKVRSIVMVEALKSVE, encoded by the coding sequence ATGGTGAAAAACGTCCTGAACAGAAAGCTGCTGCGGGACATGCAGCGTTCCGGCATGCAGTTCCTCGCGCTCATCCTGCTGTGCGTGCTGGGCACGTTCCTCTTTGCGGGCATCGACGGCATCGCGCAGATGGCCGCCGCGACCACGGACCGCTACTTTTCGGAAAACCGCCTCGCCGACTTCTGGGTGACGCTTGAAAGCGCCGACCGCGGGGCGCTGGCAAGCATCCGCGCCATCCCCGGCGTCGAGGACGCCTGCGCCCGCTTTTCGCTCGACATGGAGACCACGCTGCCCGGCGAGCCCACGCTGAACGTCACCGCCTACGACGGGCCGATGACCCTCAACGTGCCCATCGTCGAGGCGGGCGAGGCGCTCAGCGTGAGCGACCAGCGCGGCTGCCTCGTGCAGGCGGGCTTTGCGGAGGCAAACGGCCTGCGCGTGGGCGACAAGCTGACCGTGCGCCTGAACGGTGCGGATTACCCGCTCTTCGTGCGCGGCATCGTCTACAGCCCAGAATTCATCAGCGTCTCAAACGGCATCGCGGCCAATCCCCGCGAGTACGGCTACATCCTCGTGAACGCGCGCGCCTTTTCGCAGGTGCCTCTGACGCAGGTCGTCGTGCGCCTCGCCCCGGGCGCGGACGGGGATGCGGTGCGCGGGGCCCTGCGCGCGGCCCTGCCGCAGGCCTTCGTCGTCGACCGCAGCGCCCACCGCAGCACCGCGGCCGCGCTGGACAACGTCACCATGTTCCGCGCGCTCTCCATCGTGTTTCCGCTGGCGGCCTTCGTGGTCGCCGCCCTGATCGTCATGACCACGCTGACCCGCATGATCGACAACCAGCGCATGCAGATCGGCACCCTGCGCGCGCTGGGCTTCTCCGCCGGAAAGATTCAGACCCACTACGTCTCCTACGCCCTCTGGCCCTCGCTCGTCGGTTCCGTGCTCGGCGCGGTGATCGGCCACCTGACGCTTCCGCCCCTCGTGTGGGATCTGCTGATCGGCCAAAACGAATATCCCTACCGCGTCGAGCCGCCAATCTCGCCCGCCGCTTGGCTGATGGTCGGCGTTTCCGTCGCGACGAGCGCGCTGATCTGCCTGTGGGCCTACCGGCAGGCCGCGAAGGAAACCGCCGCCGCGCTGCTGCGGCCCAAACCGCCGAAGTCGGGCAAGCGCATCCTGCTCGAGCGCATCACGCCCCTTTGGCGGCGCATGGGCTTCAACCGCAAGATGGTCGTGCGCAACCTCATGCGCAGCAAGATGCGCTCCATGATGTCCTGCGTCGGCCTGCTGTGCTGCAACGCCCTCATCATCGCCTCGATGGGCCTGCAGGATTCGGTCGTCGCCACCGCGCAGAACCACTACGGGCGCGCCCTCGACTACGACGTGCGCGCAAACCTGAACGCCCAGGCGGGCGAGGCGGAGGCCTACAGGAGCCGCCTTGACGCCGAAGCCGTGGAATGCGTCATGGAACGCAGCGCCAGCGCCTCCTTCGAGGGGAGGAGCCGCACCACGCTCGTCACCGTCGTGGAGGACGGTCAGCAGATGCTGCGGCTGGGCGAGCACGAAACCCTCGTCGACCTCGCGCCCGGCGCGGCGGCCCTGACGGAAAAGCTCGCCCGGCTGCTCGGCGCGCGCGTCGGGGACGACGTGACGTTCCAGCTCCCCGGCGACGACAGGACGTTCACTCTGCCCGTCGCGCAGGTCGTCTACAACAACTTCGCGCAGGGCGCATACATGACGCGCTCGACCTGGGAATCGCTGCGCAAGGGTGCGTTCGTGCCCACGGCCATCGAGCTGCGCGGCCCGACGCCCGCCTGCCTTGCGCGCCTTGAGGACATGGACGAGGTGGACAGCATCGACTATACGGCCGACCAGGTGGACGAGGCGCTCGTCGCACTGGACATGGTGTCCTCCATCTTCGTGCTGCTGATGTTCATCGCGCTGGCGCTGGCCTTCGTCATCTGCTATAACATGGGCCTCATCAACTTTGCGGAGCGCACGAGGGAATACGCGACGCTCAAGGTGCTGGGATACCACCAAAAGGAGATCCGAAAGCTGATATTGCAGGAAAACACGATCCTCACCGTGCTCGCCCTCGCGCTCTCCATTGCGCCGGGCCTCGGGCTCACAGGCGTCATCCTCCGGGTGTGCGAAACGGACACCACGCGCTACATCAGCCAGGTCGCCCCGCAGTCCGTCGTCATCAGCTGCGTCATCACCTACGTCTTCTCCGTGCTCATCCAGCGCCTGCTGGTGCTCAAGGTGCGCTCGATCGTCATGGTCGAGGCGCTCAAGTCCGTCGAGTGA
- a CDS encoding helix-turn-helix domain-containing protein yields the protein MRNLKKLRKERRLTQIAIKIETGIDQSLLSKYEHGERIPSTNDLIVLADFFKTNIDYLLDRTDVSDPLPPKKANDESEKE from the coding sequence ATGAGAAATCTGAAAAAACTGCGCAAAGAGCGTCGCTTAACGCAGATCGCGATCAAGATTGAGACAGGAATCGATCAAAGCCTACTCTCCAAGTATGAGCATGGAGAACGGATTCCCTCTACGAACGATCTGATCGTCCTTGCGGATTTCTTTAAAACAAACATCGACTATTTGCTGGACCGTACCGACGTTTCCGACCCGCTGCCGCCCAAAAAAGCGAACGACGAGTCTGAGAAGGAATAG
- a CDS encoding ATP-binding cassette domain-containing protein, with amino-acid sequence MSYISFEHVCKHYQVGENVVKAVDDVSFEIEKGDFCVVLGPSGAGKTTILNLLGGMDKATSGTITVGGKVVTALGGAERTDYRRTDVGFVFQFYNLMPSLTALENVELARQVCKDALDPREVMEQVGLGERLDNFPAQLSGGEQQRVSIARALCKNPALLLCDEPTGALDSVTGVQVLRLLTQISRAHGATVVVITHNASIAPLGTRVVRVKNGGIESVTLCEHPARVEDIAW; translated from the coding sequence ATGAGCTACATCTCCTTCGAGCACGTCTGCAAGCACTATCAGGTCGGGGAAAACGTCGTCAAAGCGGTGGACGACGTGAGCTTTGAAATCGAAAAGGGCGATTTCTGCGTGGTGCTGGGCCCGTCGGGCGCGGGCAAGACCACGATTCTCAACCTGCTCGGCGGCATGGACAAGGCGACCAGCGGCACGATCACCGTCGGCGGCAAGGTGGTGACGGCGCTCGGCGGCGCGGAGCGCACCGACTACCGGCGCACGGACGTGGGCTTCGTCTTTCAGTTTTACAACCTGATGCCGAGCCTGACGGCGCTGGAAAACGTGGAGCTCGCCCGTCAGGTCTGCAAGGACGCGCTCGACCCGCGCGAGGTGATGGAGCAGGTCGGCCTGGGCGAGCGGCTGGACAACTTCCCGGCGCAGCTCTCCGGCGGCGAGCAGCAGCGCGTCTCCATCGCGCGGGCGCTGTGCAAGAACCCCGCGCTGCTGCTGTGCGACGAGCCCACCGGCGCGCTCGACTCCGTGACCGGCGTGCAGGTGCTGCGGCTGCTCACGCAGATCAGCCGCGCGCACGGCGCGACCGTCGTCGTCATCACGCACAACGCCTCCATCGCGCCGCTGGGCACGCGCGTGGTGCGCGTCAAAAACGGCGGGATCGAGTCCGTCACGCTCTGCGAGCATCCCGCCAGAGTGGAGGACATCGCATGGTGA
- a CDS encoding TetR/AcrR family transcriptional regulator: MEEKTNQRVMLTKRLLKDSLIRKLKEESIYKISIRELCEEAGINRSTFYKYYGSQFDLLGEMEEDMLRHVQEALMKPEDVKTESISGVCAYLEENIELSRLLINNNIDPQFPERLFRMPYIRDEIEKVMRSRYGEAELEYASCFLTYGCYHLVRRWINQDEHEPPERIAALLMGLIEQLV; the protein is encoded by the coding sequence ATGGAGGAGAAGACGAACCAGCGGGTGATGCTGACCAAGCGCCTGCTCAAGGACAGCCTGATCCGCAAGCTGAAGGAAGAGAGCATCTATAAGATCTCCATCCGCGAGCTTTGTGAGGAGGCGGGCATCAACCGTTCGACGTTCTACAAGTACTACGGCAGCCAGTTCGACCTGCTGGGGGAGATGGAGGAGGACATGCTGCGCCACGTGCAGGAGGCGCTGATGAAGCCCGAGGACGTGAAGACGGAATCGATCTCCGGGGTGTGCGCCTATCTGGAGGAGAACATCGAGCTCAGCCGCCTGCTCATCAACAACAACATCGACCCCCAGTTTCCGGAGCGCCTCTTTCGCATGCCCTACATCCGCGACGAGATCGAAAAGGTGATGCGCTCGCGCTACGGCGAGGCGGAGCTGGAATACGCCTCCTGCTTTTTGACCTACGGCTGTTACCATCTGGTGCGCCGGTGGATCAATCAGGACGAACACGAACCGCCCGAGAGGATCGCCGCGCTGCTGATGGGGCTCATCGAGCAGCTCGTGTAA
- a CDS encoding helix-turn-helix domain-containing protein — translation MDYAFMGAAFRRARQKKNLSMKQVADAAGICLSFYGHIERGTRKASLETARNISQVLEVSLDLALRLDTATQLVKMDRSVEAARKWLRKALNELK, via the coding sequence ATGGATTACGCGTTTATGGGCGCGGCGTTTCGCAGGGCGCGGCAGAAAAAGAACTTATCGATGAAGCAAGTGGCAGATGCAGCCGGGATCTGCCTGTCCTTTTATGGGCACATTGAGCGGGGAACGAGAAAGGCCAGCCTCGAAACAGCACGGAATATCAGCCAGGTTCTTGAAGTATCGCTGGACTTAGCATTGCGGCTTGACACGGCGACACAGCTCGTCAAAATGGACCGGAGCGTGGAAGCCGCGCGGAAATGGCTAAGAAAAGCGCTAAACGAGCTGAAATAA
- a CDS encoding NUDIX domain-containing protein codes for MKNTTLCYIEKDGSYLMLHRTKKRADANAGKWIGVGGKFEPDESPDDCLLREVREETGLALTRYRPRGIVTFVSDEWETEIMHLFTADAFTGEAHACDEGDLAWVPIPQVESLPLWDGDRVFLRQLAADAPFFSLKLVYKGDELKEAVLNGRKLPLSER; via the coding sequence ATGAAGAACACCACGCTTTGCTATATCGAAAAGGACGGCAGCTACCTGATGCTCCACCGCACAAAGAAGCGGGCGGACGCCAACGCCGGGAAGTGGATCGGCGTCGGCGGCAAGTTTGAACCGGACGAGAGCCCGGACGACTGCCTGCTGCGCGAGGTACGCGAGGAGACGGGCCTCGCGCTCACGCGCTACCGGCCGCGCGGCATCGTCACGTTCGTGTCGGACGAATGGGAGACGGAAATCATGCACCTGTTCACGGCGGACGCCTTCACGGGCGAGGCGCATGCCTGCGACGAGGGCGACCTCGCCTGGGTGCCCATCCCGCAGGTCGAAAGCCTGCCGCTCTGGGACGGCGACCGCGTGTTTTTGCGCCAGCTGGCGGCGGACGCCCCCTTCTTCTCGCTCAAGCTCGTCTACAAGGGCGACGAATTGAAGGAAGCCGTCCTGAACGGCCGGAAGCTGCCGCTCAGCGAGCGATGA
- a CDS encoding ABC transporter permease subunit, whose product MKSSAYAAAQTGRVIKAPRKKSMLRRLLGSWQLYVLIAPAVIYFVIFHYWPIYGLQIAFKNYKPKLGIAGSPWVGLEHFVRFLTGPNFASLLANTLRISLSNLVFAFPLPVILALTINEIRREGYKRVVQTVSYAPHFISVVVMVSMLSIFLNVNTGILNKLLGMLGMGPYDFMGTGEWFASIYVISGIWQSSGWSSIIFLAALSGIDSSQTEAAMVDGATRLQRILHINLPAILPTVIIMFILESGKVMSLGYEKAYLMQNAMNLQYSEIISTYVYKIGLINMQFSFSAAVGLFNSVCNLLLLLLVNFISRKVSDTGLL is encoded by the coding sequence ATGAAATCATCAGCCTACGCGGCGGCGCAGACCGGCAGGGTCATCAAAGCGCCCAGGAAGAAGAGCATGCTGAGGCGGCTGCTGGGAAGCTGGCAGCTTTACGTGCTCATCGCCCCGGCGGTCATCTACTTTGTGATCTTTCACTACTGGCCGATTTACGGCCTGCAAATCGCCTTTAAGAATTACAAGCCCAAGCTCGGCATCGCCGGAAGCCCATGGGTAGGGCTGGAGCACTTCGTCCGCTTTCTGACGGGGCCCAATTTCGCCAGCTTGCTCGCCAATACGCTGCGCATCAGCCTGAGCAACCTCGTCTTTGCGTTCCCGCTGCCGGTGATCCTCGCCCTTACGATCAATGAGATTCGGCGCGAGGGGTACAAGCGGGTGGTGCAGACGGTCTCCTACGCGCCGCACTTTATCTCCGTCGTCGTCATGGTGAGCATGCTCAGCATCTTCCTCAACGTCAACACGGGCATTCTCAACAAGCTGCTGGGCATGCTGGGCATGGGGCCCTACGACTTCATGGGGACGGGCGAGTGGTTCGCGTCCATCTACGTCATTTCGGGCATCTGGCAGTCCTCCGGCTGGAGCTCCATCATCTTTCTGGCGGCACTCTCGGGCATCGACAGCTCGCAGACGGAGGCGGCCATGGTTGATGGCGCGACGCGTCTTCAGCGAATCCTTCACATCAACCTTCCGGCGATTTTGCCCACCGTCATCATCATGTTCATCCTGGAATCCGGCAAGGTCATGTCGCTGGGCTACGAAAAGGCTTACCTCATGCAGAACGCCATGAATTTGCAGTATTCGGAGATCATCTCCACCTACGTATACAAGATCGGCCTTATCAACATGCAGTTCAGTTTTTCCGCGGCGGTGGGACTGTTCAACTCGGTCTGCAATCTGCTGCTCCTGCTGCTGGTCAATTTCATCAGCCGCAAGGTCAGCGATACAGGGCTTCTTTGA
- a CDS encoding carbohydrate ABC transporter permease: MKKEKKNLIRSRDDRIVDAVVWIISLLVLLAVLYPLIYILSSSFSEPNEVALGHVTLLPRGFTLEGYQYILDYSDIWIGYRNTIFYTVVGTLLNLACTLPAAYALSRRDMFGNGFFTALFAVTMFFSGGLIPTYLVYKQLGIINTVWVMLLPGLVTMWNTVVCRTYFSTSIPWELQEASKIDGCGDIRLFASIILPLSAPIIAVMAMFYAVSHWNAYFNAMIYLSDKALYPLQLFLRSILLLDTMNELIGADAESQREILRMAQLKESMKYGIIVVSALPMLVMYPFFQKYFVKGVMVGAIKG; this comes from the coding sequence ATGAAAAAAGAGAAGAAAAACCTCATCCGAAGCCGCGACGACCGGATCGTGGACGCGGTCGTGTGGATCATCAGCCTGCTGGTGCTGCTCGCGGTGCTTTACCCGCTTATCTACATCCTCAGCTCGTCGTTCAGCGAGCCGAACGAGGTCGCGCTAGGCCACGTAACCCTGCTGCCCAGGGGATTTACGCTGGAGGGCTACCAGTACATCCTCGACTACAGCGACATCTGGATCGGATACCGCAATACGATTTTTTACACGGTCGTCGGCACGCTGCTGAACCTCGCCTGCACGCTGCCGGCAGCCTATGCCCTCTCCCGCCGGGATATGTTCGGCAATGGCTTTTTTACCGCTCTCTTCGCGGTGACGATGTTCTTCAGCGGCGGCTTGATTCCGACGTACCTGGTCTACAAGCAGCTGGGCATCATCAACACGGTGTGGGTCATGCTGCTGCCGGGGCTGGTCACGATGTGGAACACGGTCGTCTGCCGGACGTATTTTTCCACCTCCATCCCCTGGGAGCTTCAGGAGGCCTCCAAGATCGACGGCTGCGGGGACATCCGGCTGTTTGCGAGCATCATCCTGCCGCTCTCCGCGCCCATCATCGCGGTCATGGCGATGTTCTACGCGGTATCCCACTGGAACGCCTACTTCAACGCGATGATTTACCTGAGCGATAAGGCGCTCTATCCCCTGCAGCTGTTCCTGCGCAGCATCCTGCTGCTCGATACGATGAACGAATTAATCGGCGCGGACGCCGAATCGCAGCGCGAGATTTTACGTATGGCGCAGCTCAAGGAATCGATGAAGTACGGCATCATCGTGGTGTCGGCGCTGCCCATGCTGGTGATGTACCCGTTCTTCCAGAAGTACTTCGTCAAGGGCGTCATGGTCGGCGCGATCAAGGGTTAA
- a CDS encoding sigma-70 family RNA polymerase sigma factor, with amino-acid sequence MNFVAVPDKVSEDCVPAARAREALLQRMMAQYGDALLRMAYLYLRDAALAEDAVQETFVKAYTHLNQFRGESTEKSWLMRIAINTCKDFQRTAWLRFVDRRTPLDALPEPSADFHTPDDTVLRAVMRLPERDKQVILLRYYQDMKIGEISDALGIPEPTVVSRLKRARDKLHRKLERWYFDE; translated from the coding sequence ATGAACTTTGTCGCGGTACCAGACAAAGTTTCGGAGGATTGCGTGCCGGCGGCGCGGGCGCGCGAGGCGCTGCTTCAGCGCATGATGGCGCAGTACGGCGACGCGCTGCTTCGTATGGCCTACCTGTACCTGCGCGACGCGGCGCTCGCCGAGGACGCCGTGCAGGAGACGTTCGTCAAGGCGTATACGCACCTGAACCAGTTCCGGGGCGAGAGCACGGAAAAGAGCTGGTTGATGCGCATCGCCATCAACACGTGCAAGGACTTTCAGCGCACGGCCTGGCTGCGGTTCGTCGACCGGCGAACGCCGCTCGACGCGCTGCCCGAGCCCAGCGCGGACTTTCACACGCCGGATGACACCGTGCTCCGCGCGGTGATGCGCCTGCCCGAACGGGACAAGCAGGTCATCCTGCTGCGCTACTATCAGGACATGAAGATCGGAGAGATCAGCGATGCGCTCGGCATCCCGGAACCCACGGTCGTTTCCCGCTTAAAGCGCGCCCGGGACAAGCTGCACCGCAAGCTGGAAAGGTGGTATTTTGATGAATGA